One window of the Ureibacillus sp. FSL W7-1570 genome contains the following:
- a CDS encoding superoxide dismutase, translating into MAFELPKLPYAYDALEPYIDAQTMEIHHTKHHNTYVTNLNAAVEGTEFADKDLIELISNLDAVPADKQTAVRNNGGGHANHSLFWEILTPGGAKAPAGDLAAAIDAKFGSFDAFKDEFSKAAAGRFGSGWAWLVVDKNGELKVTSTPNQDSPYMEGETPILGLDVWEHAYYLKYQNRRPEYISAFWNVVNWDVVAEKYAAAKK; encoded by the coding sequence ATGGCTTTTGAATTACCAAAATTACCTTATGCATATGACGCTTTAGAACCTTATATTGATGCACAAACAATGGAAATTCACCATACGAAACACCACAATACGTATGTGACAAACTTAAATGCTGCTGTTGAAGGCACAGAATTTGCTGATAAAGATTTGATTGAATTAATCTCAAATCTTGATGCAGTGCCTGCAGATAAACAAACTGCGGTACGCAACAACGGTGGTGGACATGCTAACCACTCACTATTCTGGGAAATCTTGACTCCTGGCGGTGCAAAAGCTCCTGCAGGTGATTTAGCAGCTGCAATCGATGCAAAATTCGGCAGCTTCGATGCGTTCAAAGATGAATTCTCCAAAGCTGCAGCTGGCCGCTTCGGTTCAGGTTGGGCTTGGCTTGTTGTGGACAAAAACGGCGAATTAAAAGTTACTTCCACTCCAAACCAAGATTCTCCATACATGGAAGGTGAAACACCAATCCTTGGCTTGGACGTTTGGGAACATGCTTATTACTTGAAATATCAAAACCGTCGTCCTGAATACATCTCCGCATTCTGGAATGTAGTAAACTGGGACGTTGTAGCTGAAAAATACGCAGCTGCGAAAAAATAA
- a CDS encoding patatin-like phospholipase family protein, translating to MEIDGVFSGGGIKAFAFVGAYQVLTEKGFTFKRVAGTSAGSIVAAFIAAGYTVKEIEKALEELDTKSLLDPPKYSKTLPFLKWLNLYVRLGLYKGKALEKWLCKKLAEKDVYTFGDLPHDTLKVVASDLTNGRMIVLPDDLHLYGKDWREFSVAKALRMSCGIPFFFEPVRLNNGNGDSVFVDGGVLSNFPLWIYDNGKRIRPLLGLKLSSPAAEIPPQKINNGLNLFEALFKAMMNAHDNRYISRRHEKNIIFIPVEHIHATQFDLDEEAKEHLIQLGRSKTEQFLKSWLPVV from the coding sequence ATGGAAATTGATGGTGTATTTTCAGGCGGTGGAATAAAAGCGTTTGCCTTTGTCGGTGCCTATCAAGTGTTGACGGAAAAGGGATTCACCTTTAAAAGGGTAGCCGGAACAAGCGCCGGCTCAATTGTCGCAGCTTTTATCGCAGCGGGTTACACAGTAAAAGAGATCGAAAAGGCACTGGAAGAATTGGACACGAAATCGTTATTGGATCCGCCGAAATATTCTAAAACTCTTCCCTTTTTGAAATGGCTCAATCTTTATGTCCGATTAGGATTGTACAAAGGAAAAGCTCTTGAAAAATGGTTGTGTAAAAAACTGGCGGAGAAAGATGTATATACATTTGGAGACTTGCCCCACGATACGTTGAAAGTCGTTGCATCAGATTTAACAAATGGCCGGATGATTGTGCTTCCCGATGATCTGCATTTGTATGGAAAAGATTGGAGAGAATTTTCGGTCGCCAAGGCATTAAGAATGAGCTGCGGAATACCATTTTTCTTTGAACCTGTAAGATTAAACAATGGGAATGGGGATTCCGTTTTTGTCGACGGAGGCGTGTTAAGCAATTTCCCTTTGTGGATCTATGATAATGGGAAAAGGATCCGTCCTTTATTGGGGCTGAAGCTCAGCAGTCCAGCCGCGGAAATTCCTCCCCAAAAGATAAATAACGGATTGAATTTATTTGAGGCATTGTTTAAAGCCATGATGAACGCCCACGATAACCGCTACATTTCCAGAAGACACGAAAAGAACATCATATTCATTCCGGTGGAGCACATCCATGCAACCCAATTCGACCTGGACGAAGAAGCGAAGGAACATTTGATCCAATTAGGCAGATCAAAAACGGAACAATTTTTAAAAAGTTGGCTGCCAGTTGTATGA
- a CDS encoding pyridoxamine 5'-phosphate oxidase family protein yields the protein MPKTDREIAEKILNDNLVGTMATIEGDKPHSRYMAFYNDNFTLYTVTKKDTHKVEELSKNPYTHILIGYDGKGFGDSYLEIEGRVEVSSDEGMKEKVWNKVLRFWFDGPDDPNMVVLKIVPSQIKIMNSKGKDPKIIQL from the coding sequence ATGCCAAAAACAGATCGAGAAATCGCAGAAAAAATATTGAATGATAATCTGGTGGGGACAATGGCGACCATCGAGGGAGATAAGCCCCATTCCCGGTATATGGCGTTTTATAATGATAATTTTACATTGTACACAGTTACCAAAAAAGACACGCATAAAGTGGAGGAACTTTCAAAAAATCCTTATACCCACATTTTAATCGGTTATGACGGCAAAGGATTTGGAGATTCCTACTTGGAAATTGAAGGCAGGGTGGAAGTGTCTTCCGATGAAGGAATGAAGGAGAAAGTTTGGAATAAAGTGTTAAGATTTTGGTTTGATGGACCGGATGATCCGAACATGGTGGTATTAAAAATCGTCCCTTCACAAATAAAAATAATGAATTCAAAAGGGAAAGACCCAAAAATTATTCAATTATAA
- a CDS encoding EAL domain-containing protein: protein MLETKLEKENLFFWLCRIGEQFQTAFLVLDTVNHRILYANNIFTELTGYITDDVKNQTFESILQFGSTDWNSKREVLCRRKDGSALLIDVLRQPFFDDEGNHIFDVMIFHEKNHKIPNQLEYIDPISGLTDYEFFLNQLQKKIGKNTTGFVLLIQPTNYLQIIHFLKNAQLSLLQKEIEKRIRSELSDIEIIISKTSEASLIVFGICHEDKIEHYTKKLSEIKNQSFIINQMELFISFNIGVVSLSYFTGNIHELVHFADIALNVAKKSPGNTIVSYKEEYGIEIEKTMELQNELIRAIQNREIAVHLQPKVKIGTGEVEGFEALARWHSKLLGVVSPTVFIEVAESLGQIKELDSLIIEQVLQWLRKRKERNQRLYQVAVNISPSHFYTPTFVEDLIGLTNLYGIDPKYLKLEITESICLVDIERANSILQSLQKFGFENSVDDFGVGFSSLSYLMNLPISEIKIARNFVNKVHDDKGRIIVQSIIQMAKNMGLHTVAEGIETREQLQLIHKMECPTAQGFYFYKPMPIENVDQLIK, encoded by the coding sequence GTGCTAGAAACGAAATTGGAAAAAGAGAATTTATTTTTTTGGCTTTGCAGAATCGGCGAACAGTTCCAAACGGCCTTCCTCGTTTTAGATACTGTTAATCATCGTATTTTATATGCCAATAACATATTTACGGAATTAACAGGATACATAACAGATGATGTGAAAAATCAAACCTTTGAATCTATTTTACAGTTTGGCTCCACGGATTGGAACAGTAAAAGGGAAGTGTTATGCCGGAGGAAAGATGGAAGTGCTTTGTTGATTGATGTATTGCGTCAACCGTTTTTTGATGATGAAGGAAACCACATATTTGATGTAATGATCTTTCATGAAAAGAATCATAAGATTCCAAATCAACTGGAATACATAGATCCAATTTCCGGATTAACCGACTACGAATTTTTCTTAAATCAATTGCAGAAGAAAATCGGGAAGAATACAACGGGCTTTGTGTTGTTGATACAGCCGACAAATTACCTTCAAATCATCCATTTTTTAAAGAATGCCCAGCTCTCTTTATTGCAAAAGGAAATCGAAAAGAGGATACGCAGCGAATTATCCGATATCGAAATCATCATTTCCAAAACTTCCGAAGCATCTTTAATTGTTTTCGGAATTTGCCATGAGGATAAAATTGAGCATTATACAAAAAAATTGTCAGAAATAAAGAACCAATCATTTATTATTAATCAAATGGAGTTATTTATCTCTTTCAATATTGGCGTGGTCTCATTAAGTTATTTCACAGGGAATATCCATGAATTGGTGCATTTTGCGGATATTGCCTTGAATGTGGCCAAAAAATCCCCCGGCAATACCATTGTATCTTACAAAGAAGAGTATGGAATCGAAATTGAAAAAACAATGGAACTTCAAAACGAGTTGATTCGGGCAATTCAAAATAGGGAAATCGCTGTGCATTTGCAGCCAAAAGTGAAAATTGGAACCGGTGAAGTGGAAGGCTTCGAAGCGCTTGCCAGATGGCATTCCAAACTGTTGGGGGTTGTTTCACCCACCGTATTTATTGAAGTGGCGGAATCTCTGGGGCAAATCAAAGAGCTCGATTCCCTTATCATTGAACAAGTTCTTCAATGGCTCAGAAAGAGAAAAGAGAGAAATCAGCGTTTATATCAAGTGGCGGTCAATATTTCACCTTCCCATTTTTACACACCGACATTTGTTGAAGATTTAATCGGGTTGACAAATCTATATGGTATTGACCCGAAATATTTGAAACTGGAAATTACAGAAAGCATTTGTTTGGTTGATATTGAACGGGCAAACTCGATATTGCAAAGTTTGCAGAAGTTTGGTTTTGAAAATTCTGTCGATGATTTCGGAGTCGGGTTTTCATCATTAAGCTATTTGATGAATCTTCCCATTTCCGAAATTAAAATTGCCCGGAACTTTGTGAATAAAGTGCATGATGATAAAGGAAGAATCATTGTCCAGTCGATCATCCAAATGGCAAAAAATATGGGGTTGCATACAGTAGCTGAAGGAATAGAAACAAGGGAACAACTCCAATTAATACATAAAATGGAATGTCCGACAGCCCAAGGTTTTTATTTCTATAAACCGATGCCAATTGAGAATGTGGATCAATTAATAAAATAA
- a CDS encoding penicillin-binding protein 2 encodes MRKLLKKSNNKGDSRTSLSFRMNVLFISIFILFSILILRLGYLQIVKGEEYVLEVQRTEEVSVNTSSPRGRIYDRYGRILVDNEPQNAITYTKFPNTKQEEMIEVAEKLAKLIDQPTNRVTLRDKKDFWIMKNKEKAYKKVSKEEEKKIREKFEDDKEAQAEIDQLVRDRITDEELAELSDFDLEVLAIYREMSSGYNLSPQIIKSENVSDEEFARVSERLFELPGVNTTTDWKRVKLSSLAVLGRTTVPSKGIPKSQLYHYLARDYSRNDRVGESYFESQYEELLQGRKSVVKNITNRKGEVIDTVTTFDGEPGKDLVTTIDIELQAAAEKIVEQKLLEAKSKGGSSLLDRAFYVMMNPKTGEILAMVGKKIEKDPDTGKTYVADYSYGTFTTAYEVGSTVKAATLLMGYKEGVVKPGTRLIDQPIKLAGTDPKSSIFNRSGSIPMNDLTALERSSNSYMFQVAMKIGGLNYRYNMSLKSLRDDTLQRMRNGYAEFGLGVRTGIDLPNEFAGFQGEMDTPGKILDLAIGQFDTYTPLQLAQYISTIANGGYRVQPRLLKEVREPSEDGKTLGPLVEEVQPKILNRLSNPEDEVNYVKQGLRRVYVGNQGTARTAFANAPYTAAGKTGTAEVVYYGPLREKWRTRTITLTHVGFAPYENPEVAYAVVIPWVTTGDTYTSYNNQIAREILDKYFELKYKYESNKITDQTVNKEILPPTTDEKIDEDTEEKVVNE; translated from the coding sequence ATGCGGAAGCTGTTAAAGAAATCAAACAACAAAGGAGATTCTCGTACGAGCCTTTCATTTCGAATGAACGTTCTGTTTATTTCGATTTTTATTTTGTTCTCGATTTTAATATTGCGTTTAGGTTATTTGCAAATTGTTAAAGGGGAAGAATACGTTCTGGAAGTGCAAAGAACGGAGGAAGTATCGGTTAATACGAGTTCACCCCGTGGAAGAATTTACGATCGGTACGGAAGAATTCTGGTCGATAATGAGCCCCAAAATGCCATTACATATACAAAATTTCCAAACACCAAACAAGAAGAAATGATTGAAGTGGCTGAGAAATTGGCGAAGTTGATCGACCAACCGACCAATCGGGTAACCCTTCGCGACAAAAAAGATTTCTGGATTATGAAAAATAAAGAAAAAGCCTATAAGAAAGTATCCAAAGAGGAAGAAAAGAAAATAAGGGAAAAATTTGAGGACGATAAAGAAGCGCAAGCTGAAATAGATCAGCTGGTGAGAGACCGTATCACGGACGAAGAATTGGCGGAGCTTTCCGATTTTGATTTGGAAGTGTTGGCGATTTACCGTGAAATGTCTTCAGGATATAATTTATCGCCACAGATTATCAAAAGCGAAAATGTATCCGATGAAGAATTTGCCCGCGTTTCTGAACGGTTATTCGAATTGCCGGGAGTCAATACGACAACCGATTGGAAAAGGGTTAAATTGAGCTCGTTGGCGGTTTTGGGCAGAACAACAGTTCCAAGCAAAGGGATTCCGAAATCCCAATTATATCATTATTTGGCCCGTGATTATTCCCGTAATGACCGGGTAGGGGAAAGTTATTTTGAATCCCAATATGAAGAATTGCTGCAAGGCCGAAAATCTGTCGTGAAAAATATTACGAACAGAAAAGGCGAAGTGATTGATACGGTTACAACCTTCGATGGTGAACCAGGAAAGGATTTAGTCACAACCATCGATATTGAATTGCAGGCAGCAGCGGAAAAAATTGTGGAACAAAAATTGCTTGAAGCGAAATCGAAAGGCGGCTCTTCCCTATTAGATCGCGCTTTCTATGTCATGATGAATCCGAAGACCGGCGAAATCCTTGCAATGGTCGGCAAAAAAATTGAGAAGGACCCTGATACAGGAAAAACATATGTAGCAGATTATTCCTACGGCACATTTACAACGGCTTATGAAGTGGGGTCGACTGTAAAAGCAGCCACTTTATTGATGGGGTATAAAGAAGGGGTCGTTAAACCGGGTACGAGATTAATCGACCAACCGATCAAACTTGCCGGAACAGATCCCAAAAGTTCCATCTTTAACAGATCGGGAAGTATTCCAATGAATGATTTGACAGCATTGGAACGTTCTTCAAACTCCTATATGTTCCAAGTTGCCATGAAAATCGGCGGACTTAATTACCGGTATAATATGTCGTTGAAATCATTAAGAGACGATACTTTGCAAAGAATGAGAAACGGCTATGCCGAATTTGGTCTTGGCGTTAGAACAGGAATCGATTTGCCAAATGAATTCGCAGGATTCCAAGGAGAGATGGATACGCCAGGTAAAATATTGGACTTGGCAATCGGACAGTTTGATACGTATACGCCTTTGCAATTGGCCCAATATATTTCAACGATTGCCAATGGCGGATATCGGGTACAGCCAAGACTATTGAAAGAAGTCCGGGAGCCATCTGAAGATGGAAAAACGTTGGGTCCCCTTGTTGAAGAAGTTCAACCGAAAATCTTGAACCGGCTTTCAAATCCCGAAGATGAAGTCAATTATGTGAAACAAGGGCTACGCAGAGTATATGTCGGCAATCAAGGGACAGCCCGCACTGCATTTGCCAATGCTCCTTATACAGCAGCGGGGAAAACAGGTACAGCGGAGGTTGTTTACTATGGACCTTTGCGGGAAAAATGGAGAACTCGTACAATAACGTTGACCCATGTTGGCTTTGCGCCTTATGAAAATCCGGAAGTTGCTTATGCCGTAGTGATTCCATGGGTGACGACAGGCGATACTTATACATCCTACAATAACCAAATTGCCCGTGAAATATTGGATAAGTATTTCGAATTAAAATATAAATATGAAAGTAACAAAATCACTGATCAAACAGTCAACAAAGAAATATTACCTCCAACAACGGACGAAAAAATTGATGAAGATACAGAAGAAAAAGTTGTCAATGAATAA
- a CDS encoding PstS family phosphate ABC transporter substrate-binding protein, with amino-acid sequence MKKWKYVSLTAVLGSALLLGACAGTSNEEAENSGNSAQQKENGEGQITGSVMGDGSSTVAPITEALVEEYAAVQPNVQVSVGVSGTGGGFEKFIAGETDFSNASRDIKEEEAAALKDAGIEYTKFEIAYDGITVVVNSENDWATDLTIDQLKKIWIEDGTKKKWSDIDPSWPDEEIVYYAPGTDSGTFDYFDEIILDGEDLVRSAQLSEDDNVIVQGVVSDKNAIGFFGYAYYLENKDKLKAVSVNGVEPTNETIENGEYIPLSRSLYVFVNDGKVKENKAFFDFMKFSLENAGDMAEAVGYVRLPDEKYEEGLKRLEELK; translated from the coding sequence ATGAAAAAATGGAAATACGTATCATTGACGGCCGTTTTAGGTTCGGCTCTATTATTGGGAGCTTGTGCAGGGACTTCCAATGAAGAAGCTGAAAACTCAGGCAATTCGGCACAACAAAAGGAAAACGGAGAAGGACAAATCACAGGTTCCGTGATGGGGGATGGATCATCGACAGTCGCCCCGATTACAGAAGCGCTGGTGGAAGAATATGCTGCTGTGCAACCGAATGTACAAGTCTCTGTCGGTGTATCAGGAACCGGCGGAGGTTTTGAAAAATTCATTGCCGGTGAAACGGATTTTTCGAACGCGTCACGGGATATTAAAGAGGAAGAAGCGGCGGCTTTGAAGGATGCGGGCATTGAATATACGAAATTTGAGATTGCTTATGACGGGATTACAGTTGTCGTGAATTCGGAGAACGACTGGGCCACTGATTTGACGATCGATCAATTGAAAAAAATTTGGATTGAAGACGGAACTAAGAAAAAGTGGTCAGATATCGATCCATCATGGCCGGATGAAGAAATCGTATACTATGCGCCGGGAACAGACTCAGGCACCTTTGACTACTTTGATGAAATCATTTTGGATGGAGAAGATTTGGTCCGCTCAGCACAATTATCGGAAGACGACAATGTGATTGTTCAAGGCGTTGTTTCTGATAAAAATGCGATTGGATTTTTTGGCTATGCTTACTACCTGGAAAATAAAGACAAACTAAAAGCCGTTAGTGTCAATGGTGTGGAACCAACCAACGAAACCATCGAAAATGGGGAATACATTCCGCTTTCGCGTTCATTATATGTTTTTGTCAATGATGGGAAAGTCAAAGAAAATAAAGCTTTCTTTGATTTTATGAAATTTTCATTGGAAAACGCGGGGGATATGGCAGAAGCGGTCGGTTATGTTCGATTGCCGGATGAGAAATACGAAGAAGGGCTAAAAAGGTTGGAAGAATTAAAATGA
- the pstC gene encoding phosphate ABC transporter permease subunit PstC — MVQRSGNGQSIQQLIAKNQKRTFKNIIEKGMPLFFIMAALISVITTLGIVFTLIFETIEFFKRVSIVEYLSGTEWYPFSGSNPTFGVLPLVLGTLKVTIIAIAVAVPLGLAVAIYLTEYATDRTRRIIKPILEVLAGVPTIVYGFFALTFVTPVLQTIIPSLKLFNALSPGIVVGIMILPSIISLSEDAMSSVPNGIREGALALGATKLEVSLKVVLPAALSGIMASIVLGISRAIGETMIVSLAGGATPTFDFNITGSIQTMTAYIVQVSSGDAGFGTTIYYSMYAVGFTLFIFTLMMNLVAHYISKRFREEY; from the coding sequence ATGGTGCAAAGGTCAGGAAACGGACAATCAATCCAACAATTGATAGCGAAGAACCAAAAAAGAACGTTCAAAAACATCATTGAAAAAGGGATGCCTTTATTCTTTATCATGGCGGCACTCATTTCAGTGATCACCACATTGGGAATTGTATTCACATTGATCTTTGAAACGATAGAATTTTTCAAAAGGGTTTCCATCGTTGAGTATTTATCCGGTACGGAATGGTACCCATTTTCCGGAAGCAACCCAACTTTCGGTGTTTTGCCGCTCGTTTTGGGAACGTTAAAAGTCACTATCATCGCAATTGCTGTGGCAGTCCCCCTTGGATTGGCGGTCGCCATTTATTTAACTGAATATGCGACGGACCGGACCCGTCGGATCATAAAACCGATTTTGGAAGTGCTGGCAGGGGTTCCAACCATCGTCTATGGTTTCTTTGCATTAACCTTTGTCACGCCGGTATTGCAGACCATCATTCCGTCGTTGAAGTTATTCAATGCGCTCAGTCCGGGGATTGTGGTGGGGATTATGATATTGCCGAGCATCATTTCTTTGTCAGAAGATGCCATGAGTTCCGTGCCCAATGGCATTCGGGAAGGAGCACTTGCACTTGGGGCGACAAAGCTCGAAGTCTCATTAAAAGTCGTCCTGCCTGCAGCGTTATCCGGTATTATGGCATCCATCGTATTGGGAATATCCAGGGCAATCGGCGAAACCATGATTGTCTCCCTTGCAGGGGGTGCTACACCGACTTTCGATTTTAACATCACCGGTTCCATCCAGACCATGACGGCCTATATCGTGCAAGTTTCTTCAGGGGATGCCGGTTTTGGAACAACGATCTATTATTCGATGTATGCGGTTGGATTTACCTTATTTATTTTCACATTAATGATGAATCTGGTCGCCCACTATATTTCGAAACGCTTCAGGGAGGAATATTGA
- the pstA gene encoding phosphate ABC transporter permease PstA, with the protein MVKYTDETIVMKRIQTRLKWNKVWKRIFFLATMFALFILVVLVGRIVLQGIGYFDWDFFNQYASRFPEKAGVKAAFIGSILLMLVVAPTSIILGVATAIYLEEYAKKNKLNDLIRTNISNLAGVPSIVFGLLGLTIFVRMFGLGKSVLAAGLTMSLLILPIIIVAAQEAIRAVPNEQREASYAMGATKWQTISRVVLPAAIPGILTGSILALSRAIGETAPLVVIGIPVIVHFLPDSLLSEFTALPLQIYDWAKRPQEEFQHVAAAGIIVLMMVLILMNSIAVYIRNKFQKRY; encoded by the coding sequence ATGGTGAAATATACCGATGAGACAATCGTAATGAAGCGTATACAAACCCGTTTGAAATGGAATAAAGTTTGGAAAAGGATTTTTTTCCTTGCGACGATGTTTGCCTTATTCATCCTTGTCGTATTAGTAGGAAGAATAGTTTTACAAGGAATCGGATACTTCGATTGGGATTTCTTTAATCAGTATGCTTCCCGTTTCCCTGAAAAAGCGGGAGTAAAAGCTGCCTTCATCGGTTCGATCTTGTTGATGCTCGTTGTGGCTCCAACTTCCATTATTCTCGGAGTGGCTACAGCAATTTATCTGGAAGAATATGCGAAGAAAAATAAATTAAATGATTTGATTCGTACCAATATTTCCAACTTGGCTGGTGTACCTTCCATTGTTTTCGGTTTATTGGGTTTAACGATTTTTGTACGGATGTTCGGTTTAGGAAAAAGTGTCCTGGCAGCAGGATTAACGATGAGTTTATTGATTCTGCCCATCATTATCGTTGCTGCACAGGAAGCGATCCGGGCCGTTCCGAATGAGCAGCGGGAAGCTTCTTATGCGATGGGGGCGACGAAATGGCAGACCATCAGCCGTGTGGTGCTGCCGGCTGCCATCCCCGGAATTCTGACGGGAAGCATTTTGGCGTTATCCCGTGCTATCGGGGAAACAGCTCCATTGGTCGTCATTGGAATCCCGGTAATTGTACATTTCTTGCCAGACAGCTTATTGAGTGAATTTACCGCTTTGCCGTTGCAAATTTACGATTGGGCAAAGCGCCCCCAAGAAGAGTTTCAGCATGTGGCCGCCGCAGGAATCATCGTTTTGATGATGGTCCTCATCTTGATGAATTCAATTGCGGTGTATATCCGAAATAAATTCCAAAAACGATATTGA
- the pstB gene encoding phosphate ABC transporter ATP-binding protein PstB — translation MENPGERQNLHSIERISVFRTNHFNLWYGKHHALKEINLAINENEVTAIIGPSGCGKSTFIKSLNRMVELVPAVKTGGEIFYRGRNIFDEGFEVEELRTKVGMVFQKPNPFPKSIYDNIAYGPRIHGIKNKKILDEIVEKSLRKAAIWEEVKDRLHHNAYGLSGGQQQRLCIARCLAIEPDVILMDEPTSALDPISTLKIEQLILELKKNYSIIIVTHNMQQAARISDKTAFFLNGEVVEYGRTEQIFSTPKDQRTQDYISGRFG, via the coding sequence ATGGAGAATCCGGGTGAGCGTCAAAATTTACATTCCATCGAGCGGATTTCGGTATTCCGTACGAACCATTTTAATCTATGGTACGGCAAACATCATGCGTTAAAAGAAATCAATTTGGCCATCAATGAAAATGAAGTGACGGCCATCATCGGTCCGTCCGGCTGCGGGAAATCCACCTTTATTAAATCATTGAACCGCATGGTGGAGCTTGTTCCGGCAGTGAAAACGGGTGGTGAAATATTTTATCGGGGGCGCAATATTTTTGATGAAGGGTTTGAAGTGGAAGAACTGCGCACAAAAGTCGGGATGGTCTTTCAAAAGCCAAATCCTTTCCCGAAATCCATTTACGATAACATTGCATACGGTCCAAGAATCCATGGAATAAAAAACAAAAAAATACTGGATGAGATTGTGGAAAAGTCGTTGCGCAAAGCAGCGATTTGGGAGGAAGTAAAAGATCGGCTTCACCACAACGCTTATGGATTATCCGGTGGGCAGCAGCAGCGTCTATGTATTGCGAGATGCCTGGCGATCGAACCGGATGTGATTTTGATGGATGAGCCGACATCTGCTCTCGACCCGATTTCCACATTAAAAATCGAGCAACTGATACTGGAATTAAAGAAGAATTATTCCATCATCATTGTGACCCATAATATGCAACAAGCGGCCCGCATTTCCGACAAAACCGCCTTTTTCTTAAATGGGGAAGTGGTGGAATATGGCCGTACGGAACAAATATTTTCAACACCAAAAGACCAGCGTACGCAAGATTATATCTCCGGCCGTTTCGGTTAA